The proteins below are encoded in one region of Pseudophryne corroboree isolate aPseCor3 chromosome 8, aPseCor3.hap2, whole genome shotgun sequence:
- the ZBTB12 gene encoding zinc finger and BTB domain-containing protein 12, translating to MTSAYDTLRFQLPGHEAATLRSMNQLRSEERFCDVTIVSDGLKFRGHRVVLAACSPFLRDQFLLNPGSELQVSLMHGPRVVSDLLLSCYTGLLEFPVRDIVNYLTAASYLQMEHVVEKCRQALTQFIDPQIGLRDAKSLPSRSASSTTTTMRPIRPAENCKPSKTQVKAADESEEEMLMMAEEEEDEEEEEDESPTDICIVKVEAGMGDGSGGAKGGRSWRKEEHNSVAQPEEALVNSTMEGEAGDGAIHQGGMMKAIYSDEVEGGEGVLIIPSSYHEEEEEILDSGTGGCQSSVVIDGNSRDALGGLGGSSPYNAMAMGDARFGNRRTLRCSKCEEVFQGVEKLVFHMRAQHFVFMCPRCGKQFNHSSNLNRHMNVHRGVKSHSCNICGKCFTQKSTLHDHLNLHSGERPYRCSYCDVRFAHKPAIRRHLKEQHGKTTAQNVLEAGAVEMNITAQNALDTGAPEMGLMMG from the coding sequence ATGACGTCTGCCTATGACACACTCCGCTTCCAGCTCCCCGGCCATGAAGCAGCCACGCTCCGTAGCATGAACCAGCTGCGCTCAGAGGAGCGCTTTTGTGATGTAACTATTGTCTCCGATGGGCTCAAGTTCCGGGGCCACCGGGTGGTGCTGGCTGCTTGCTCCCCTTTCCTCAGAGACCAGTTCCTTCTAAATCCAGGTTCTGAATTACAAGTTTCTCTCATGCATGGACCCAGGGTGGTGTCAGACCTCCTTCTTTCCTGCTACACTGGCCTCCTGGAATTCCCAGTCCGAGACATTGTGAACTATTTAACAGCGGCCTCTTACTTGCAGATGGAACATGTGGTGGAAAAGTGTCGCCAAGCCCTGACTCAGTTTATTGATCCACAAATAGGTTTGAGGGATGCTAAAAGCCTGCCCTCTCGGAGTGCTTCATCAACAACCACTACAATGCGCCCAATTCGTCCAGCTGAAAACTGTAAGCCATCGAAAACACAGGTCAAGGCAGCAGACGAGAgcgaggaggagatgttgatgatggcagaagaggaagaagacgaggaggaggaggaagatgaaTCTCCTACAGATATTTGCATTGTTAAAGTAGAGGCTGGAATGGGTGATGGTAGTGGgggagcaaagggcgggagatcttgGAGAAAAGAAGAGCATAATTCTGTGGCACAGCCAGAAGAGGCCCTAGTCAATTCTACTATGGAAGGAGAAGCTGGGGATGGAGCTATCCATCAAGGGGGGATGATGAAGGCCATCTACAGTGATGAGGTGGAAGGCGGAGAAGGGGTGCTCATTATTCCCAGCAGCTACCATGAAGAAGAGGAAGAGATATTAGACAGTGGAACAGGAGGCTGCCAAAGCAGTGTTGTGATTgatggaaattcaagagatgctcttgGTGGACTCGGAGGATCATCCCCATACAACGCAATGGCCATGGGTGATGCAAGGTTCGGCAACAGGCGAACATTAAGGTGCAGTAAGTGCGAAGAGGTTTTTCAAGGTGTGGAAAAACTTGTCTTCCACATGAGGGCACAGCATTTTGTCTTCATGTGTCCACGGTGCGGGAAACAGTTCAACCACAGCAGCAACCTTAACCGCCACATGAACGTGCACAGAGGCGTAAAGTCCCACTCTTGCAACATATGCGGCAAATGCTTCACTCAAAAGTCCACTCTTCACGACCACTTAAATCTCCACAGCGGTGAGAGACCGTACCGTTGTTCTTACTGCGATGTAAGGTTTGCCCACAAGCCGGCCATAAGGCGGCATCTCAAGGAGCAGCATGGAAAGACCACCGCACAGAACGTCTTAGAAGCTGGGGCGGTTGAGATGAATATTACAGCACAGAATGCCTTGGACACTGGGGCACCTGAAATGGGTCTTATGATGGGATAA